Below is a window of Humulus lupulus chromosome 2, drHumLupu1.1, whole genome shotgun sequence DNA.
GGGACAAAGGTGCCTGAAACACATCCTGTAAGCCAGGATCTTCACAATGTTCCTCCGCACCTTCATCATCGTCTGTGAACTCAAGAGGCTCAATTCCTAAAACTTCTTCCATAGATTTAGCTTTTTTCACATCCGCAGTGGAATTAggacctcttttcttcttcttcttagcaGAAACTTTCAGCTTCCCCTTCACCTTTGCTCTTGTTTTCGCCATGGCACCAGCCCACGAGAGAGCTGCAAGAAGCTAGGAGgtattgttctttttttttttaatcaattacaaatttgtaactcccttTTTGTGCATATTTTGAGTGCTAGTTAGTGAATTATTACGTATACCTGAGTTCAAAGATTCGATAACATACGTAAGAGAACAAATCATTGtctcaaataataattttgatatatatatattttttttttggaaaagtgATTGAATGAGCTTAAGATGAAGAAATAATCTCtttcatccaaaaaaaaaattattattttattatcatttgCGAATAATGTGAATTAAAGATGTCCAATAAAGTTAAACAATAAAGCTTTAATAACCCAAAACAATACCAACTCGTTTTTTGAAGAAAGAGTTATTATTAATGGTTGAAAAGGGCTTGAACTTGTAAAACCACAAATTTGAACCCAAATAATGGATAAGCTATAGTAGAAACAGGTAATTTCTTAATTATGGATCTAAATTAAGATCGATGGCTTCTAAGAGGTATTAATAGATAGTATTAATAAGGATAACTCTAGAGTGAAATTTAGCATGTTCTTCGAGATATGTGTAGCAAAGGTTTATACTTCTTTATACGTAGTTTTCATTGCAGTAACATATAGTATTATTTTTTTGCAATTTTCAAATAATATTTACCATGTATTAGTAAATGTGTAAAGGCGTTATGACTTTATAACCATATTAATTTCATCTTCAATTATTTTAGGCTTTGGTTGCTATAAATGAAGTGTCGAAAGAAATTCACCAAAACAATCCTGACTTCTTTCAAATAAAGCCGATGGAGTTCGGCCGTTTCTTGGTTCTATCGATAGGAACTGGTTCGGTAAAAATAGAGGACAAATATAGAGCTGATGAGGCTGCAAAATGGGGTCTGTTGGGATGGTTGAAAAGTCACAACTCTGTTCCCTTGCTTGATATTTTTACTCAAGCTAGTAGTGACATGACTGATTTATTTCTCTCTACTGTTTTTCAAGCTCTCAACTCCGACAAAAACTACCTTCGAATCCAGGTTACTTtgtttacatatatataattttaggGGAATTCTCTtgtaggggcttcactttaaactctaccagtggggctctcagtgttcttgactcgtgaatagttttcggcgcgattttttttatgactgtgtatattgtagctatttagagcatcttgcaaattttcagaaaattctgaatagtttacagtaccgaaaactaaattcaaacatgttgttgcacgcgtgactaattttttttatccacatgaaaatcaacatgtttgaacctagttttcagtactgtaaactattcggaattttctgaaaatttgcaggatgctctaaatagctacaatatacacggtcataaaaaaaatcgctccgaaaactgttcacgagtcgagaaacactgagagccccactgatagggcttaaagtgaagcccctatagaagaattgtcccaTATTTTTAATGCCAAATTATAAAGttaatatgtatgtatatatattaattattttgattatgtAGGATGACACATTAAGTGATAAAGAATCTTCGGTGGATATTGCTACTAAAGAAAACCTAAACAACCTTGTGGGAATTGGAGAAAAGCTGTTGAAGAAACCTGTTTCAATGGTTAACTTAGAAACTGGTATCTATTCTCCTAAACATGGAACTACGACAAATGGAGAAGCTCTTACACGGtatataataaatatccatccatatataataaaatagaaaattacactaaatatgatgttatatttattaagttttttttttataagtatattaatttattaagttttgaCATGTTTTAATAAATTGTGTGAATATGTATAGATACTATTATTTTGGCATAATTCATTtttaaatttcatatatttattatGGTCTTAataattagtatatatattttgattattAGTATTATTTTGGTGTAAATATTATAATTCTATACATTTTGATCTTTTCTTCAACAGTTTCTATTCTTCCCCCaaccttataattttttttttcatttaatccttattaattattattgatagacagttttaaaaattatatatatatatactctaatAATATGGTTAATATATTGTGTATaactatataatattaatatatataatttgtttGTAATTAAGCAGTTTTGCTGAAATGCTTTCCCTGGAGAGAAAGACTCGTGAAAGTAGACCAACTATAGAAGAGGCAAAGACTACCGTTACTGTAGAAGTTTCTATTCCACGAGATAATAGATATAATCTGGAAGTTGGTGCTCATCAGGGCTCAAAATCATTCCCCCCCAGCTGTTATAATAAGAATCATCATCAATCACAGTCTCaacaatcatcatcatcatcatcatcatcatcagttTCAATGAGCGAGTTCAATGTAATGGTAGAAAAAATGGTCACGCTTATCAAGTCTTATGAAGCAGACTTTAGGAATGCGCCTCCTAATAATTCTCAAAGGCATGCAACTATCCAAGAACTGATACAGATTATGCTTAGCACTAGGCTACCACAACCTCAGCCATTGTCATTTAGAGACTTTATACATGATCAGGACAACGGCGATCGATGACAGTACTACCAACCTAAGATAGCTAGAGTGTCGTAGTAAGATATATTGTCTTTCATAatattttagatatatatatatctaaaataatcACTTATTTCTAGTATTTTCATTTGACAATATTAGTAAATAAGTATGTGCTTTAaggatattattatttatttgtgataaatATTATTTAGGATGCGTTTGGAAATAAAGTCACTCTGTAATTGGAATTGAGTGTAATTCGGGGTAATCGCTCAATATGACATGTTTGTGGTCTCAATTACACTCTCTAATTCTATAACTTCCCATGAGAGTGTAATTACACTGCGTAATTACTAATTACTATCAATTTTTAAATgattaatgatatgtgcacccaaacattacacacagtgacgtgtcactgctttttaaaatagtgggtcccagtcttaataaatgtgattggttagGTTAAACTGGCACGTCACTGTGTGTAACTTTTGGGTGTATATTTTGAGTGCATATCTCATTACTcattttaaatagtatttattatataatattatttttatatgtaattATTAACTGTTTTATCAAACATGACAATAGAAATTCATAAATAATTATCACTTGACATCCAAACACAATTTGCATTTTAAAATACAGTGTAATTACTCATATGTAATTACTACCACGGTTGTTTTCAAACACGCccttattaattaaattataatctattttgtttatttttataataaatcaCGGAATTCTCGCCTAAAAAAAAAGTTAagctattttttcaacatttaaAGTACTATTTTGTAGCGACAATTTCAAACAAATTATTTCAGAGCCCACTCATCATCTTACCAGATCCTCCACAAAATCGTCGATGTTACCTGTTGCCATGACCttaacgtttaatatatatacttcGAATGAAGGAcaatattataaaattttcacTTTATGCTTTACATGTTTTGAAGTGTGATTAAGAAGGTAGTAAATCTAATTAAGCTTGACTGGGAAGACACTATAAAGTATAATAAATAATTTACAAGATGTTGTAGACAAATTATTTAACTAACTTTaggtaataataataaattatatattaattaattaacaatggtAAATCCCCACTAACCAGAGTTGCCGTTTCTAGTACACACAAGAAGaagaataatataataataatatttgaatgattattgAAAGTAATTACGTACCCAATATTTATATGGTAACTGTTGTGTTCGTCTTCATGAAAAGAATCATAGCTGCTAGATGGTATTAACATTGAGAGCGTGTTTAGAAATAATTGTGTAATTACTAGAGTAGTAATTATATATTTGAGTAATTACTTCATATATTAAAATACaatatgtgtttggatgtcaAATGGTAATTATTTATGAATTACTATTGTTATATTTAGCAAAATAGTTAGTAATTACACAAAAAAAGcatattatgtaataaatattattttaaaacgaCAGTAATAAGTAATTATACAGTGTAATTTCACCCAATTCTCATGTGGGGCTATGAGAATTGGAGAATTAATGTAATTGAGATTCTTCAATTACCTCAAATTACATGATTACTGTGTAATTACATGGTCAAACAAATACGCCAAATTAAGTAATTATTTCGAGTTACACCCAATTCCAATTACAGGGTGACTTTCCAAATGCACCCAGAGACCATATTGCATTACTAAATTGCTTCTCTTCCCAAAGTAGAATATCCCACGCTGACCACCCATCTCTACTTTGGATTTCCTGAAGAGTTTTCGAGTCGGCatgtgataaacgagttttagactcgTTTTAGTGTGTATTTTTAGGTAGTATTTTAGTTAATTAGAGTTATTGTGTTCTATTTTATGCTTGTTTTGAAGGACTCATGACGCTTTGGAACAAAAAAGATGAAAAATCAACAAAATGATAAAATTCAGGCGAAAACTGGCTTTGCAATGAGGTAGCGTGATCGCATTACTATGCTAAAAAAGGATTTCTGCAAAATGTTcaataagggcatttttgtcatttcaCCTTGGGAAACGTAGGGTtttatatttgattgtgattttcattaaaataaccaAGATTATCAGAGCCCTAGACTTGGAGAGGACGGCTGGAATCTCATTGGTGAGGATTGGATCGCTTTTtagagttttttttctttcttcgttcattttttaattatgtttgatTTTAGTTTAATGGATGTTAACATTATGATTATGAACCAAGTTAGTTTCTAGGGTTTTTAATGTAGTATCTTGAAACTTTATTATTAGTTAATGCAATTTCgatgatttcttttttttttcttcattgtgatctatttaatttgtgtttaatagATGTGAATAATTTGACGTCGTTATTTgcattatttattaattaatttaaaatctgagaggtgagagttaaatatgatataatttaatacacataaatttcGATATAGGACGAGAGTCCCTGTATAGTTTGTGTAGTTTTTAGGATTTATATTCTTAATGTTTGTTTTATGTTTGGAATTTATCCCAAAGATCGATGTAGAAAGTTCGTATATAGGTTTAGAGATTTATATATCCTAATACGAATATAAATTGTTTTTGTGTTCCGCTATCACAATACAAGAAAGAACAATGGAAATTGTATTGGAAAGATGATGAAATTAAATATCCTAACTTtacatccattgaattaattCGCTTTTATtggtttttgttattttttaattgctAGTTTTTTGTTAATTCTTTCTTTTGTTCTTGATATTCTTGAATCCAAGTTTTAGTGGCTAAATAAAATTAGgaagttaattattggtaattaataaaCAATCTATGTGGGACGATACTATAtttattaactatattattacTTGTCTacaattgtgtatacttgcacattgaAAATCTCACAACAGCTTGAGGGAGTAGCTATCCCCTAGCTATAAAAGGGGACGATCCAACTCTGGACAAGGGTTCGAATTTTAGCCATTTGAGAGAGAGCATAAGCATTTTTTGAGTAATCTCTGTAATCTCAAGATCGGAAAAAGCATCGAGCTCTCTGTGTAACTGTTCTTGTGTGTTCTTCAACATAAAATCAATTGTAGTGAACGTAGGTCTCATTAAAGTCAAACCACTATAATTATtgtctttatttacttatttaccAGTCATTCGCAATAGTTATGGTAATATCCCATTTGTTTTACGGACATAAAACTccttaattattttgataatagttGACGAAAAATCGAGTCAACTATGTGCAATTAGCATAGAAGTGCAAATATCAAATAAGTAGTCTCTTAAAGTCTCTCTACAGGTGGGCGGTGCTTGACTTGGAGTGTCAACATAATATAATTAGTAGTGAATTGAAATGtatctaattatatatataagtaatgtttaaaaaaaataccaaTAAAAGCTGCTAAATATTTAACTTACTAATACTACTAAAacttatttataataaaaaaaattagtattattattattatcaatggTTTTTCATCCACTCACAATTTGttgtaaaaataataattgatCGATGTACTGTGTTTTTAAGTGGGTTAAGTTTTCATTATTAATGATGGTGACTTTTTATTAATCATTGCAAATTGTTGATTCACTTGATAAAATACAAAATTAGGATTAACTATTATAAACTTTTCTTAACATGCTATTTGTTTGAATTTAATATTAAAGAGTAGTTGAGTGTTATCATGTGATTTAAAAGGTGTAATGTAACGAGTCTCAAGTTTTACATCttcagccaaaaaaaaaaaaagtctcaaTTTTTTTCATTGCAGTAGGTGATCCATATGGCATGTTGGATTATAAAATGTTAGATATTATTTCCATTTTTCATTTAATCACAAGTTATTTGTCAATTCATAAGAAAGTAAGTTGCCAAACAATTATtttgggtttatacctttttagactttgtgttttTTTCTATTATCTGTTTgaactctgtgttttgacaaattattttttagatcctATATTtcgtaaaattgttaaaatagaaccctaaactcaattttgataaagaaaaaaattgaatataacaatacagtttttaagcataatggttttatttttgttctgaattgttagtttggtaaattatttgtgattttagttgaaaaaacattgaccaaaatcgagtttagggttctattttaaccattttacaaaatatagggtctaaaaaataatttatcaaaacacagggtctaaaacaggtaatggaaaaaaaatacagagtccaaacaaATATAAACCCTTTTGGAAATTGTTTGAAACCCAAAATAAagtaactaattataatttagaGGATTCTCCcttattatcattatttttttaagatttattcTATTACTAAATTAATCCACAATTATCACATTAAATATTCTTTATGTTaatttcccaaaaaaattaaaagttcGTTCATCGATCCCCATTAGAAAGATAGTATCTCCTCCATATTCAATGAGCAATTTATTTTTGTCAATAGTTTTTAATATCATTATAGTGTGGCCCAAATGGGCCTGCTAATTCATGATCAGCCAATAAGACAGCCCAATTCAAAGCCCACATGTCAAAATTGAGCATGAGCAGactatctagtatatatatatcagTCTCACCATTTATGCTGAACTATATCATAAGCATTAATTCTCAAATCACTTGTACAATATAGTATCAATAATTAATTGATActactttttatctttttttttcttttatatacaaatttttagggggaaataataaaataaaagcagAATCTTAAAATGCACAAGCAGTTATAAAATCCTTTGTTAGCTTGAGCCAATCTAACAGCACATTGGTAATTTGTTCATAtatagaaaattacaaataaaaaaaaccaacTGAATTGCTAGCTAGAGTGAAATACTTATGCCTTTCTATTCTCATACTCTGATCACTTTGAACACTTGTTTTTTCTCTTCTGAGCAGCATAGCAGCAGCCTCATTATTAGCAGCCTCAAAGTCCATTGGAACTTCTTTCACTCCCTCCTCaaacttcatcatcatcttctagTGATGATTATCATTCATAATAATCACAGCTGAAGATTTATTCTCTGAGACATTTTCATGATATCCGAATGTATGCGGTCGCCTCCAATATCTTTGCCACTGGCTCCAGCAGCCACCCTCAAAACATCTTCAATCAAAGCAACATTTCCCATGATGTCAACATGTGCACCACTCTCCAAACCCCTGCCCTGCAGCAGGCTCGATGGCGCTTTGTGTCGGTACTCTCTTATGTAAGTAGCTATGCCGGACGGGTTGAATCTAGTCTTTCCTCGCCACCCTTTGGCACACATGAAGCCTGCACTCAAAACCGGAACACTCTCATCGCCATCCACAAAGTATACTCCATTCTTTAGGCAGCTGTCTGCTTGGCCATCGGCCGAGCTATCTATTCGAAATGGAATGCTCTTGCACTTGCTTGAAGGAGACATTTTATACACGTATGATCTTTCTGTAGGGATTCCAACTCCATAGAGAGAGTAAATCTCCATATCAGGAGCATGAGGTAACCTGTAACAGACATTTATAAGGTTTTGTGCTTCAATTGATTTCAAAATGGTTATGATAGGTAATGTGAACTTACTTGGTTTCAAGTGGATTTGACCAGTACTTGTAGTGTGTGTACTTAGGATCATCAAGATTATCAGCTATTCCATGAGAGAAGTGAGCCTCGGCCCGTTGCATAATATTGAGGACCAGACCATGTTTTGCCTTCTTTATTTAACACCAACTATATATAATTGACAATATTACTTGGTGAAACCATGAAGACTACCACGTGTGTTTTATATAGCTAGTTAGGTGAAAACCCTAATTAAGATCATAATTAACTTTGTGACTTCTTCTTCAAGTGGGGCCTGTGTATACAGTCTCTTtattatgttaattaattaattaataatcgaAACTTGTATAAGGCGACATAATAAACTGAAATGACATGATGAAAGAGATGCCTAACTTAACTCTAATTTTAGAAGATAAACAATGTAATACACAATATTATAGTTGTAAATAATTTGATTCGTAAGAGGTTTGCATCTTATCTAAGGTATGAATAATGAAGAAGTAATTGTATAGGTCAATTAAGGTGACATTACTATCAAGTTTAAGAATATAATTATCAATCTAAATCATGTAATTGGTATTAAGGTACAAAAATGCGCAAAAATTCAAAGCTAGGCCAATGTTGAATGTTTGATATATAATATTAGAATATTATTAAATAGGGCACCAATAATGTCAAATATCACTTAAATATATATGGGATGAAATATTAAAC
It encodes the following:
- the LOC133816914 gene encoding patatin-like protein 2; protein product: MKRTKSFLPSPLYGNVITVLSIDGGGVRGIIPATILAFLESELQKVEDDKNARIADYFDVIAGTSTGGLITAMITAPDRNKRPLFAAKDIVDFYLQHCPLIFPQRHKHTGHLISKVKSLTGPKYDGKYLHNLLREKFGDVRLNQTLANVIIPTFDINRLQPTVFSTYEGKRNSSLNALLSDVCIGTSAAPTYLPPHSFETKASNGQVKEFHLIDGGVVANNPALVAINEVSKEIHQNNPDFFQIKPMEFGRFLVLSIGTGSVKIEDKYRADEAAKWGLLGWLKSHNSVPLLDIFTQASSDMTDLFLSTVFQALNSDKNYLRIQDDTLSDKESSVDIATKENLNNLVGIGEKLLKKPVSMVNLETGIYSPKHGTTTNGEALTRFAEMLSLERKTRESRPTIEEAKTTVTVEVSIPRDNRYNLEVGAHQGSKSFPPSCYNKNHHQSQSQQSSSSSSSSSVSMSEFNVMVEKMVTLIKSYEADFRNAPPNNSQRHATIQELIQIMLSTRLPQPQPLSFRDFIHDQDNGDR
- the LOC133820005 gene encoding putative phospholipid:diacylglycerol acyltransferase 2, coding for MQRAEAHFSHGIADNLDDPKYTHYKYWSNPLETKLPHAPDMEIYSLYGVGIPTERSYVYKMSPSSKCKSIPFRIDSSADGQADSCLKNGVYFVDGDESVPVLSAGFMCAKGWRGKTRFNPSGIATYIREYRHKAPSSLLQGRGLESGAHVDIMGNVALIEDVLRVAAGASGKDIGGDRIHSDIMKMSQRINLQL